In Helianthus annuus cultivar XRQ/B chromosome 8, HanXRQr2.0-SUNRISE, whole genome shotgun sequence, a single genomic region encodes these proteins:
- the LOC110920840 gene encoding AT-hook motif nuclear-localized protein 16, protein MAGSGDLSSITAKTGENAVRRPRGRPAGSKNKPKPPIIITRDSPNTLRAHAMEVSPGCDIGESLATFARRKQQGIWVLSAAGFVSNVMLRQPSPSPSGPGSGPIVTLHGRFEILSLVGSVLPPPAPPGVTGLAIYLVGPQGQVVGGAIAGPLMASGPVVIMAATFMNATFDRLPIDKDEAIAATTTHDQSHHRVIGVSDIYGHPQNMLSNTTLPPPEIYTWSTARPLSKT, encoded by the coding sequence ATGGCTGGTAGTGGAGACCTTAGTTCTATAACAGCAAAAACAGGCGAAAATGCGGTTAGGAGGCCACGAGGCAGGCCCGCCGGATCCAAAAACAAGCCGAAACCACCCATCATCATCACTCGTGACAGTCCCAACACGTTACGGGCTCATGCCATGGAGGTTAGCCCCGGGTGTGACATTGGTGAGAGCTTAGCCACTTTTGCTAGGAGGAAGCAACAAGGGATATGGGTGCTAAGTGCCGCTGGGTTTGTGAGTAACGTCATGTTACGCCAACCATCACCATCACCTTCCGGTCCGGGCTCTGGGCCTATAGTCACCCTTCACGGCCGATTCGAGATTCTATCATTGGTGGGTTCGGTATTGCCGCCACCAGCTCCGCCAGGTGTCACTGGCTTAGCCATATATCTAGTGGGCCCACAAGGTCAAGTCGTGGGTGGTGCCATTGCTGGCCCACTCATGGCCTCTGGACCTGTGGTGATCATGGCGGCCACTTTCATGAATGCCACTTTCGATAGGTTGCCCATTGACAAGGACGAAGCGATCGCGGCTACTACTACGCATGATCAATCTCACCACCGTGTTATTGGTGTTTCAGATATCTATGGCCACCCTCAAAACATGCTTTCTAACACCACCCTCCCTCCTCCCGAGATTTATACTTGGTCAACTGCGCGGCCGTTGTCCAAGACATGA
- the LOC110920839 gene encoding glycerophosphodiester phosphodiesterase GDPD6, translating to MNSSSCVIVTFLLLFIGCSARRHYPLPSDNGSTKKPLQTFRPFNVAHRGSNGELPEETGPAYLRAIEEGTDFIEADILVSKDGVLMCHHDVTLDETTDVAEHKEFADRVKTYEVEGKNTTGLFIFDFTLKELKTLRAKQRFEFRDQQYNGKFPIITFEEYIQIALNAPRVVGIYPEIKNPILMNQHVKWRKGKKFEDVVVEVLKKYGYKGTYLSTEWLKQPCFIQSFAPSSLVRIHNQTDLPKIFLIDNVDVRTQDTNQTYAEITSDDYFNYIKEYVVGIGPWKDTIVPVKDNYTQKPTDLVTRAHAHNLQVHPYTYRNENQYLHFNFSQDPYLEYDYWINTIGVDGLFTDFTGSLHRYQEWTSPSPGKVDATKLLQNISKMIRKFEISIRN from the exons ATGAATTCATCCA GTTGTGTGATTGTTACGTTTCTGCTACTCTTTATCGGATGTTCTGCGAGGAGACACTATCCCCTTCCAAGCGATAACGGAAGTACTAAAAAGCCCCTACAGACTTTTCGTCCGTTTAATGTTGCACACCGCGGTTCAAATGGAGAACTCCCAGAGGAAACTGGTCCTGCTTACTTG AGAGCAATTGAAGAAGGCACGGACTTCATAGAAGCAGATATTTTAGTTAGCAAAGACGGTGTTCTTATGTGCCATCACGATGTTACACTTGATGAAACAACTGACGTCGCAGAACACAAGGAATTTGCAGACCGAGTGAAGACCTATGAAGTTGAGGGAAAAAATACAACTGGACTTTTCATAT TTGATTTTACACTTAAAGAACTAAAAACTTTGAGGGCAAAGCAGAGGTTTGAATTCCGTGATCAGCAATATAACG GAAAGTTTCCTATCATTACATTTGAAGAGTACATTCAAATTGCATTAAATGCACCACGGGTTGTTGGAATATATCCCGAAATTAAGAATCCTATATTGATGAACCAGCAT GTGAAATGGCGGAAAGGGAAAAAGTTTGAAGATGTTGTCGTGGAAGTACTTAAGAAATACGGGTATAAGGGTACATATTTATCAACGGAATGGCTAAAACAACCGTGTTTTATTCAGTCATTCGCCCCGTCATCACTTGTTCGTATCCACAACCAAACAGATTTACCCAAGATATTCCTAATTGATAATGTGGATGTTAGAACCCAAGACACCAATCAG ACGTATGCAGAAATCACTTCAGATGATTATTTTAACTACATCAAAGAATATGTTGTCGGGATTGGTCCGTGGAAGGATACCATTGTTCCTGTGAAAGATAACTACACTCAAAAACCTACTGATCTCGTGACCAGAGCACACGCTCATAATCTGCAG GTGCATCCATACACTTACCGCAATGAAAACCAGTATTTGCATTTCAACTTCTCTCAAGACCCTTACTTGGAATATGATTACTGGATTAACACAATTGGAGTTGATGGCCTTTTTACCGATTTCACCGGTAGCCTCCACCGTTACCAGGAATGGACCTCTCCATCTCCCGGGAAGGTTGATGCCACCAAATTATTGCAAAATATTTCTAAAATGATCAGAAAATTTGAGATATCTATCAGAAATTAG